From the genome of Triticum aestivum cultivar Chinese Spring chromosome 3B, IWGSC CS RefSeq v2.1, whole genome shotgun sequence, one region includes:
- the LOC123068443 gene encoding LEAF RUST 10 DISEASE-RESISTANCEUS RECEPTOR-LIKE PROTEIN KINASE-like 2.1 — protein MAPFYWFLVFIGVWWLRPMLVGADEQQGEGCSRSASRCGNLTISDPFWLADTEAGRSCGILDFKVTCYNNSSASLRSSVPLIPGFAINSISYEERSLRVVDEASGGCGIKIGNTSAKLDTQFKIDVGNLNLILYNCIEESAVAAARRDRGLVQTRVRCGNEWEVFVRAGVHHDRIGNYASYAMEGCDATVVPVLGSSSGKTNASDYEQLINDGFLLTWEDPPPPLPAAAYGRHNKKLILIVSLSAAISLLTCLVWGVHRHKQKISLFILPKQTGSKSSMEEMLRMYGSLAPKRYKYSELKQITSSFKDKLGEGGYGTVFRGSLQDGCAVAVKLLKVSKGNGEEFLNEAISICRTSHINIVGLLGFCLEGAKRALVYEYMANGSLEKYIYTENSNLVIGWDKLQQIALGIARGLEYLHQGCSTRTIHFDIKPQNILLDHDFCPKIADFGLAKLCHLKADSILSVAEARGTIGFIAPEVFCRGFGVVSTKSDVYSYGMMLLEMVGGRINKEKGNTESSSDVYFPNRIYDSIAEEVQTCEVIYDLEEAMRKMALVGLWCIQTNPENRPSMSKVIDMLDKSINELEMPPKPFLSCPSIPSYLSSHTSYGYISSYCSASPTPLP, from the exons ATGGCTCCTTTCTACTGGTTCTTAGTCTTCATCGGGGTTTGGTGGCTGCGCCCGATGCTCGTCGGGGCTGACGAGCAGCAAGGCGAAGGCTGCTCGCGCTCGGCCAGCAGGTGTGGCAACCTCACCATCTCTGATCCGTTCTGGTTGGCTGACACAGAGGCGGGAAGATCATGTGGTATCCTGGACTTCAAGGTCACTTGCTATAATAACAGCAGTGCATCCCTACGGAGCTCCGTGCCCCTCATCCCCGGCTTTGCAATCAACAGTATCTCTTACGAGGAACGCAGCTTGCGAGTAGTTGATGAAGCCTCCGGCGGTTGCGGCATAAAGATTGGGAACACCTCCGCCAAACTAGACACCCAGTTCAAGATCGACGTCGGCAACCTGAATCTCATCTTGTACAATTGCATCGAGGAAAGCGCGGTGGCTGCTGCACGCCGGGATAGAGGCCTGGTGCAGACAAGAGTGAGGTGCGGGAACGAGTGGGAGGTGTTTGTTCGCGCGGGAGTGCATCACGACCGGATTGGGAACTATGCCAGCTACGCCATGGAGGGCTGCGATGCAACCGTTGTGCCGGTACTGGGCTCGTCGTCAGGCAAGACGAACGCAAGCGATTACGAGCAGCTCATCAACGATGGCTTCCTCTTGACATGGGAGGACCCCCCTCCCCCTCTGCCTGCAGCAGCAT ATGGTAGGCACAACAAGAAGTTAATTTTGATAG TTTCTCTGTCTGCTGCAATCAGCTTGCTAACATGTCTAGTTTGGGGGGTGCACCGACATAAGCAAAAGATTAGTCTTTTCATCCTCCCAAAGCAGACTGGTAGTAAATCAAGCATGGAAGAAATGCTGAGGATGTATGGATCTTTGGCTCCGAAAAGGTACAAGTACTCAGAGCTGAAACAAATAACTAGCTCTTTCAAGGATAAACTTGGAGAAGGTGGATATGGCACGGTATTTAGGGGTAGCCTACAAGATGGCTGTGCAGTTGCTGTGAAGCTCCTAAAAGTTTCCAAAGGCAATGGAGAGGAGTTCCTAAATGAGGCAATTAGCATTTGTAGGACATCACATATTAACATTGTCGGTCTGCTCGGTTTTTGCTTAGAAGGAGCTAAACGAGCCCTTGTATATGAGTATATGGCTAATGGTTCACTGGAGAAGTATATTTACACTGAGAATTCAAATCTAGTTATTGGATGGGACAAGTTACAGCAAATAGCACTTGGCATCGCACGAGGATTGGAATATTTGCATCAAGGATGTAGTACTCGCACCATCCATTTTGACATCAAGCCTCAGAATATACTTCTAGATCATGATTTTTGTCCCAAAATTGCAGATTTCGGTTTAGCGAAACTGTGTCACCTCAAGGCCGATAGCATCCTCTCTGTCGCTGAAGCAAGAGGTACCATTGGATTCATTGCTCCAGAAGTATTCTGTAGAGGTTTTGGAGTTGTTTCTACAAAGTCAGATGTCTATAGCTATGGAATGATGCTCCTGGAAATGGTAGGAGGAAGGATAAATAAAGAAAAAGGGAATACAGAGAGCTCAAGTGATGTGTATTTTCCAAACAGGATTTATGACAGTATAGCAGAAGAGGTACAAACTTGTGAAGTCATTTACGACCTTGAAGAGGCCATGAGAAAGATGGCCTTAGTGGGCCTATGGTGCATACAAACTAACCCCGAAAACCGTCCTTCGATGAGCAAGGTGATTGATATGTTGGACAAGAGCATCAACGAATTGGAGATGCCACCGAAGCCGTTCCTTTCATGTCCCTCAATCCCGTCATATTTGTCGTCGCATACAAGTTATGGTTACATATCATCGTATTGCTCCGCATCCCCTACTCCGTTACCATAG